In Alteribacter lacisalsi, a genomic segment contains:
- a CDS encoding peroxiredoxin family protein — MADIRLGDRAPDVKLNEVSADQYNLKDDMKHRPGWRFLVFIRGSWCPVCVEELRQIQENLAYFSEEDIHFTCISTDRADNLRKMKQEYNFPFPVLADEKNQALKDYGVLYHEGESSPYDDHGEHGEAACFLLDEEGRLLYQHKQTGPFGRPGVKDLKKIVNFIRKNKKEFASSGQEVKKPNMPY, encoded by the coding sequence ATGGCAGACATCCGATTAGGTGACCGTGCTCCAGACGTTAAACTGAACGAAGTATCCGCAGATCAATATAACCTGAAAGACGATATGAAACACCGCCCCGGCTGGCGTTTTCTCGTTTTCATCCGCGGATCCTGGTGCCCCGTATGTGTAGAGGAGCTCCGTCAGATTCAGGAAAACCTTGCCTACTTCAGTGAGGAAGACATACACTTCACCTGCATTTCCACTGATCGGGCCGACAATCTGCGGAAAATGAAGCAGGAATACAACTTCCCGTTCCCGGTACTTGCCGATGAAAAGAACCAGGCACTCAAGGACTATGGCGTGTTATACCATGAAGGCGAATCGTCCCCCTACGATGACCACGGGGAACACGGTGAAGCCGCCTGTTTTCTTCTGGACGAAGAAGGACGTCTGCTTTATCAGCACAAACAGACCGGTCCGTTCGGCCGGCCCGGTGTGAAGGACCTCAAAAAGATCGTAAACTTTATCCGGAAAAATAAAAAAGAATTTGCGTCTTCAGGT
- a CDS encoding DnaJ family domain-containing protein — protein sequence MDYRDPIGDMLKNANTDEELKGKGKPLPKEYQQRDVFQQFQKVAKEQGFLPEWLKLQKEIYRDLCSSPDEAGVEEINLKIRKYNRMCPPPLQKGLVTRENAEARKEKWES from the coding sequence ATGGACTACCGGGATCCGATCGGGGACATGCTGAAAAACGCCAATACAGACGAGGAACTGAAGGGGAAGGGAAAACCGCTGCCAAAGGAGTATCAGCAGCGTGATGTGTTTCAGCAGTTTCAGAAGGTTGCCAAGGAACAGGGATTTCTGCCTGAGTGGCTGAAGCTTCAGAAGGAAATTTACAGGGATCTATGCAGCAGCCCGGACGAAGCAGGCGTCGAGGAGATCAACCTGAAAATCCGGAAGTACAACCGGATGTGCCCGCCGCCGCTTCAAAAAGGACTGGTCACCAGGGAAAACGCAGAAGCGAGAAAAGAGAAGTGGGAATCCTAA
- a CDS encoding MSCRAMM family protein, producing the protein MNGWMKNVLLVVLLAAVTGGLTFAVKAESSQEPVSGIQITEGVLKEGIQDLRHTPILIQSETNPSEMYQMMTDQMGHFYGDFPDGDYKLKGLSIGNQWYSSGQTFNVEEGMIGDSRAGSVSETEKQKVTVPDFKGKKNVSGRLTEGSSGLKGDILLATISGPDEEIVSLSANGKGQFSAAMPNGTYYLFGVSSDSGFYALDQYVIVKGTTLYVDGKKTDSLNINLPERAFKGNASDSTTPLAKAAVVISKITKHYDYEFVEYTYTDRNGDFQIRGLKDGSYSMSVYHDTYFSWEQLSFEVSGGKLIIDGDETGNLNFKVPDLTLKGTLLDAGKPLGHAYLEIENRGDEDDWYDYFTVPVDKKGQFAYRLPDDSYSVVYVEERERHTPVNISFDIENGKIVQDGSVKDSLDIHLPPLTFTGRLHDQGQPLRGQVSVERDFGWEYDEDDEYDYDFEYDYDYDYEWYSAHTNKDGVFSMRLKDGEYLVSWVYLSDEQEDIYLYEPFEIKDGKLYVDGKEQSVYDIAVPPVSFHGVALDNGTPVTEGEVLVVSDEGDYHWKWIYGGDGTFSMRLKDGGYKVKEMHVAKDGTTAYLHVPFEIRGGQLTVDGQAIDKLEFNIPQVTVTGKLLADGKPVEGEIMITDVNDEEGMHHIWAWTNGSQGFSLRLADGDYVAEEGYLFDGTSFVADQPFSVINGQLMIDGVAADSLDITVPPVTLSGKATYDGNPIEEGHVSIVSNSSDDSWPRYYDSWIENGRYQFRLVDGEYRVESMSSWDAGYAQFDIEFTIEGGQLYVDGEKQDSLDLELNDGTMLDEFYWEWDEAWDDDSYEEIVEEMADDMDE; encoded by the coding sequence ATGAATGGTTGGATGAAGAACGTGCTGCTGGTTGTGCTGCTTGCTGCGGTAACAGGAGGTTTGACTTTTGCGGTAAAGGCGGAGTCCTCACAGGAACCTGTCTCAGGAATTCAGATTACAGAAGGCGTTTTAAAAGAAGGCATCCAGGATCTGAGACATACCCCAATCCTTATTCAGTCAGAGACAAATCCGTCAGAGATGTACCAGATGATGACGGATCAGATGGGTCACTTTTACGGTGATTTTCCCGATGGTGACTACAAATTAAAAGGGCTCAGTATCGGTAACCAGTGGTACAGCTCCGGTCAGACCTTTAACGTTGAGGAAGGAATGATCGGGGATTCGAGAGCAGGAAGTGTTTCCGAGACGGAAAAACAGAAAGTCACTGTCCCGGATTTCAAGGGCAAAAAGAATGTCAGCGGCAGGCTTACAGAAGGCTCCTCGGGATTGAAGGGCGACATTCTGCTTGCCACAATTTCAGGACCGGATGAGGAAATCGTGAGCCTCTCTGCCAATGGAAAAGGACAGTTCTCCGCCGCCATGCCGAACGGTACATATTATCTGTTCGGTGTCTCCAGCGACAGCGGCTTTTACGCGCTCGACCAGTACGTGATCGTAAAAGGGACCACCCTTTACGTGGACGGCAAAAAGACGGACAGCCTGAACATAAATCTGCCTGAACGTGCATTCAAAGGGAACGCCTCCGACAGCACCACTCCCCTTGCCAAGGCGGCTGTCGTAATTTCAAAGATTACAAAACACTACGATTATGAGTTTGTTGAATATACTTACACAGACCGGAACGGGGACTTTCAGATCCGCGGGCTGAAAGACGGTTCCTACTCCATGAGTGTATACCACGACACGTACTTCTCCTGGGAACAGCTGTCCTTTGAAGTATCCGGCGGCAAGCTGATCATTGACGGCGACGAAACCGGGAACCTGAACTTCAAAGTACCGGACCTTACCCTGAAAGGTACGCTTCTGGATGCGGGCAAGCCGCTCGGCCATGCGTATCTGGAAATCGAAAACCGCGGTGATGAAGATGACTGGTACGATTACTTCACCGTTCCTGTGGATAAAAAAGGCCAGTTTGCCTACCGCCTCCCGGATGACAGCTATTCAGTCGTGTATGTGGAAGAGAGGGAGCGCCATACACCGGTTAATATCAGCTTTGACATTGAAAACGGGAAAATCGTGCAGGATGGTTCGGTCAAAGACTCCCTTGATATTCATCTCCCTCCCCTCACATTCACAGGCAGACTTCACGATCAGGGCCAGCCTCTTCGGGGCCAGGTAAGTGTGGAGCGGGACTTTGGATGGGAGTACGATGAAGATGATGAATACGATTATGACTTTGAGTACGACTATGACTACGACTACGAATGGTACAGCGCGCACACCAATAAAGACGGCGTATTCTCCATGCGCCTGAAAGATGGCGAGTATCTCGTATCCTGGGTCTATCTCTCTGATGAACAGGAGGATATTTACCTTTACGAGCCTTTTGAAATTAAGGACGGTAAGCTGTATGTGGATGGAAAAGAACAGTCTGTTTATGACATCGCGGTACCGCCTGTTTCTTTTCACGGCGTGGCCCTTGATAACGGCACCCCTGTCACAGAAGGGGAAGTGCTCGTCGTGTCAGACGAAGGCGACTATCACTGGAAGTGGATTTACGGCGGCGACGGAACGTTTTCCATGCGTCTCAAAGACGGCGGGTACAAGGTAAAGGAAATGCATGTAGCCAAGGATGGCACCACCGCCTACCTTCATGTGCCGTTTGAGATCCGCGGGGGCCAGCTTACTGTCGATGGCCAGGCGATCGACAAGCTTGAATTCAACATTCCGCAGGTCACGGTAACCGGAAAACTCCTTGCAGACGGGAAACCGGTCGAAGGCGAAATTATGATTACAGATGTGAATGATGAAGAAGGTATGCATCACATCTGGGCGTGGACCAATGGCAGCCAGGGCTTTTCGCTTCGATTGGCTGACGGAGACTATGTGGCAGAGGAAGGCTATCTTTTCGACGGTACCTCCTTTGTTGCCGATCAGCCGTTTTCTGTCATAAACGGACAGCTCATGATCGATGGCGTGGCTGCAGACAGTCTTGACATTACCGTACCGCCAGTTACTCTTTCGGGAAAGGCCACCTATGACGGGAATCCGATCGAGGAAGGTCACGTCTCGATTGTCTCAAACAGCAGTGACGATTCCTGGCCGCGCTATTATGACAGCTGGATCGAAAACGGACGTTACCAGTTCAGGCTCGTGGACGGAGAGTATCGTGTTGAATCCATGAGCAGCTGGGATGCCGGATACGCTCAATTTGATATTGAATTTACAATTGAGGGCGGCCAGCTGTACGTTGACGGAGAAAAACAGGACAGTCTCGATCTGGAGCTGAACGACGGCACCATGCTGGACGAGTTTTACTGGGAATGGGATGAAGCCTGGGATGATGATTCATACGAAGAGATCGTAGAAGAAATGGCAGATGACATGGACGAATAA
- a CDS encoding CobW family GTP-binding protein produces the protein MGSGKTTLLHDIIKSAGTRGVQLNVLMNEVGRTDTDSSVLKRADKNLAIESLLDGCMCCNKKSEVAGAICKLASQRPDAIVVELTGVADPEEVADTLSEPELLSRVELKRVISVLDGENLLDYSSIFTADREMVRTTTKQITFADSLIVNKMDLVTQKKLDKIKKLIEKESPGASAVFTEYCRVDLEETVFNSLNDGSGRMERERDNYEEKLGHSRIKTIRLDIDGPLQSKRAVENFFKTFRPGLLRAKGYVPVKSEHKMYLMQHVIRKTSWERVEVTSSPFLILIGLELDEKRIQEEWAKLHAVS, from the coding sequence TTGGGCAGCGGGAAAACGACGCTGCTGCATGACATAATTAAAAGTGCAGGAACGAGAGGGGTTCAACTCAATGTACTTATGAATGAGGTGGGAAGGACAGACACAGACAGCAGTGTGTTAAAAAGAGCTGACAAAAATCTGGCGATTGAAAGTCTCCTTGACGGCTGCATGTGCTGTAATAAGAAAAGCGAAGTGGCAGGAGCGATCTGCAAGCTCGCATCGCAGAGACCAGATGCGATTGTGGTGGAACTGACAGGCGTGGCGGACCCCGAGGAAGTTGCTGATACGCTGTCAGAACCGGAGCTTCTTTCAAGAGTGGAACTAAAACGGGTTATTTCGGTGCTGGACGGTGAGAACCTGCTTGATTACAGCAGTATCTTCACGGCAGACAGAGAAATGGTGCGGACAACGACCAAGCAAATCACCTTCGCAGACAGCTTAATCGTAAACAAAATGGATCTCGTGACTCAAAAGAAACTGGACAAAATTAAAAAGCTAATTGAAAAAGAGAGTCCTGGTGCTTCTGCCGTTTTCACTGAATACTGCCGAGTGGATCTTGAAGAAACCGTCTTTAACTCTCTGAATGATGGGAGTGGGCGGATGGAACGTGAACGTGATAACTATGAAGAAAAACTGGGGCATTCCCGAATCAAGACGATCAGACTTGATATTGACGGTCCTTTACAAAGTAAACGAGCGGTGGAAAACTTTTTCAAAACGTTCAGGCCGGGTCTATTAAGAGCGAAAGGTTATGTACCGGTTAAATCAGAGCATAAGATGTATCTGATGCAGCACGTGATCAGGAAAACGAGCTGGGAGCGGGTAGAAGTTACGTCCAGTCCCTTTCTTATTCTGATCGGCCTGGAACTGGACGAAAAACGTATACAGGAAGAGTGGGCGAAACTGCATGCCGTTTCGTAA
- the dcd gene encoding dCTP deaminase, whose translation MILSDTAIEKYLNENKLSITGLTEKQIQPASVDLTLGTSFRKMHAHQVSVLSLDEPVKEEAFSSERVIIPPRSFLLASTRECIALPDDLSAFVEGRSSIGRMGLFIQNAGWVDPGFKGEITLELFNANQVPIELRAGRRICQLVFARMVSPAARPYSGKYQGQTGAVGSRIYKDEENL comes from the coding sequence ATGATTTTATCTGACACAGCGATTGAAAAGTATCTTAACGAGAATAAGCTCAGTATAACCGGACTGACCGAAAAGCAGATTCAGCCTGCCAGCGTGGACCTGACACTTGGTACATCATTCCGTAAAATGCATGCTCATCAGGTTAGTGTCCTCTCGCTTGATGAGCCGGTGAAAGAGGAAGCCTTTTCAAGTGAGCGGGTCATTATTCCGCCGCGTTCATTTCTTCTTGCTTCAACAAGAGAATGTATTGCGCTTCCTGACGACCTGTCAGCATTCGTTGAAGGGCGCAGCAGCATTGGAAGAATGGGACTGTTTATCCAGAATGCCGGATGGGTCGATCCAGGATTTAAAGGGGAGATCACACTCGAATTGTTTAATGCAAATCAGGTTCCGATTGAGCTCAGAGCGGGACGGCGTATCTGCCAGCTCGTGTTTGCCCGGATGGTCAGCCCTGCAGCGAGACCTTACAGTGGAAAATACCAGGGGCAGACAGGGGCAGTGGGAAGCCGGATTTATAAAGATGAAGAAAATCTTTAA
- a CDS encoding CobW family GTP-binding protein: MSTQTRSRVPVTVLTGFLGAGKTTLLNRILEQNRDERIAIIVNEFGDAGIDQQLVIGATEQILELNNGCICCKIRTDLIDTLFGLAAAVLEQGHEPIDRVIIETTGLAEPAPVAQSFMVETELAELYHLDSFTTVIDSYHFFKQIRMHEEARKQVAFADHFILNKAGLVSSGHLEKVKKTLSDMNPGASMQVTDCRDADPSDILNRFTFDLDDRSNLIKESRSEAGHHHSSDTAAIVLRSDSPVDMKRFEPWFDELLDKKGEQMYRFKGILSVDGFDSRLVFQGVHMLFAGRAGKAWENGEKRSSEFVIIGRDLDKDWFQTRFEECCITERRVD, from the coding sequence ATGAGTACTCAAACCCGCAGCCGGGTACCGGTAACGGTATTAACCGGCTTTCTTGGAGCTGGAAAAACCACACTACTGAACCGGATTCTTGAGCAGAATCGGGATGAACGTATAGCGATTATTGTGAATGAATTCGGGGATGCCGGTATCGATCAGCAGCTCGTCATAGGAGCAACCGAACAGATTCTGGAGCTTAATAACGGGTGCATCTGCTGTAAGATTCGCACTGATCTGATCGACACGCTGTTCGGTCTGGCAGCTGCTGTACTGGAGCAGGGTCACGAACCGATCGATCGTGTGATTATTGAGACGACCGGTCTTGCCGAACCTGCACCGGTTGCCCAGTCTTTTATGGTGGAAACAGAGCTGGCGGAGCTTTATCACCTGGATTCGTTCACAACGGTGATCGACAGCTATCACTTTTTTAAACAGATCCGCATGCACGAAGAAGCCCGGAAACAGGTGGCTTTTGCCGATCATTTTATTCTCAATAAAGCAGGACTCGTTTCTTCCGGCCATCTGGAAAAGGTGAAAAAAACCCTGTCTGATATGAATCCCGGTGCATCTATGCAAGTGACCGACTGCCGTGACGCTGATCCATCGGACATTCTAAACCGGTTTACGTTTGATCTGGATGACCGGAGCAATCTGATTAAGGAAAGCCGTTCTGAAGCGGGTCATCATCACAGCAGTGATACAGCAGCGATCGTGCTGCGTTCGGACTCCCCTGTGGATATGAAGCGGTTTGAACCCTGGTTTGACGAACTCCTCGATAAAAAAGGGGAGCAGATGTACCGGTTTAAAGGGATCCTTTCGGTCGATGGGTTTGACAGCCGCCTTGTGTTTCAAGGCGTGCATATGCTATTTGCCGGAAGGGCAGGAAAGGCCTGGGAAAATGGTGAAAAGCGCTCAAGTGAATTTGTGATTATTGGAAGGGATCTCGACAAGGACTGGTTCCAGACAAGGTTTGAAGAATGCTGTATCACTGAAAGGAGGGTTGACTGA
- the rpsN gene encoding 30S ribosomal protein S14: MAKKSMVARQKKRERMVEQYAEKRRELKEKGDYAALAKLPRNSSPTRLNNRCMITGRPRGYMRKFELSRIKFRELAHKGQVPGVKKSSW, encoded by the coding sequence ATGGCAAAAAAATCGATGGTAGCCCGTCAGAAGAAAAGAGAGCGTATGGTTGAACAATACGCTGAAAAACGCCGGGAGCTAAAGGAAAAAGGAGACTACGCCGCACTGGCAAAGCTTCCGAGGAATTCCTCTCCAACACGGCTGAATAACCGCTGTATGATCACCGGGCGTCCGCGCGGCTACATGCGGAAGTTCGAATTGTCCCGAATCAAATTTCGCGAACTGGCTCATAAAGGCCAAGTTCCAGGTGTGAAAAAATCCAGCTGGTAA
- the sufU gene encoding Fe-S cluster assembly sulfur transfer protein SufU: MLNDLYRQLIIDHAKRKRNHPKMEEGTSLHYKNPTCGDVMTLYWRWDNDGTLADVSFIGEGCSISMASCSMMSEIIRRKTPADIHVLRQAMEELIREGRDPESTDLGDALSLAGVHRLRARHNCALMPWQAIDRAFLNDQFKS, encoded by the coding sequence ATGCTCAATGATTTATACCGTCAGCTCATCATCGACCATGCAAAGCGGAAAAGAAATCACCCGAAAATGGAAGAGGGTACAAGTCTGCACTATAAAAACCCCACTTGCGGTGATGTGATGACACTTTACTGGAGGTGGGACAATGATGGAACACTCGCGGATGTCAGTTTTATCGGGGAAGGGTGCAGTATTTCCATGGCTTCCTGCTCCATGATGAGCGAAATCATCCGCCGAAAAACTCCAGCTGATATTCACGTGCTTCGTCAGGCGATGGAAGAGCTGATCAGAGAGGGGCGGGATCCGGAATCGACAGATCTGGGGGATGCCCTGTCCCTTGCCGGTGTTCATCGGCTCCGTGCCCGCCACAACTGTGCGCTGATGCCTTGGCAGGCCATTGACCGGGCGTTTTTGAACGATCAATTTAAAAGCTGA
- a CDS encoding GTP-binding protein, whose product MMQIPVTVLSGYLGAGKTTMLNHLLQNREGIRVAVIVNDMSEINVDGDLVEKGGFKRTEEKLVEMSNGCICCTLREDLLVEVEALARQGDIDHIVIESTGISEPVPVAQTFSYIDEETGIDLTKFCYINNMVTVVDAYRFWTDYESGETLLDRGEALGEDDHREVVDLLIDQIEFCNVLVINKTDMLEADQLHKLEGVLRKLQPEADLIRTNYGEVAAADILSKRRFDFEKASQSAGWIKELEAPEHTPETEEYGISSFVYRRRLPFHSGRLASWLEAMPSSVVRAKGVIWCATHNDLALMFSQAGPSVSLNPVAYWVASLSHEEQIRYLKESRKLQEEWDPEFGDRKTELVIIGVDLERETVQKELDKCLLTPEEFDSDWESLPNPFGETAATQK is encoded by the coding sequence GTGATGCAGATTCCAGTAACGGTTCTCAGCGGCTATCTTGGAGCTGGGAAAACAACGATGCTGAATCATCTTCTTCAAAACAGAGAAGGGATTCGAGTAGCGGTCATTGTGAACGACATGAGTGAGATCAACGTGGACGGAGATCTTGTGGAGAAGGGTGGTTTCAAGCGTACGGAGGAAAAGCTTGTTGAAATGTCAAACGGATGCATCTGCTGTACGCTGCGTGAGGATCTTCTGGTGGAAGTAGAGGCACTTGCCAGACAGGGAGATATTGACCATATTGTGATCGAATCCACCGGCATCAGTGAACCTGTACCGGTGGCCCAGACATTCTCCTACATTGATGAAGAAACCGGAATTGACCTTACTAAATTCTGTTACATCAACAATATGGTTACCGTGGTAGATGCGTACCGGTTCTGGACTGATTATGAATCTGGAGAAACCCTGCTTGACCGTGGGGAGGCGCTTGGTGAAGACGATCATCGTGAGGTGGTTGATCTGCTGATCGACCAGATTGAATTCTGTAATGTACTCGTGATTAACAAAACCGATATGCTTGAGGCGGATCAGCTTCATAAGCTTGAAGGTGTATTGAGGAAACTTCAGCCGGAAGCCGATCTGATCCGGACAAACTATGGAGAAGTTGCTGCAGCAGACATCCTCAGCAAACGGCGTTTTGACTTCGAGAAGGCAAGTCAATCGGCAGGCTGGATCAAAGAACTGGAAGCGCCCGAACATACACCGGAAACAGAAGAGTACGGGATTTCGAGCTTCGTGTACCGCAGAAGGCTGCCGTTTCATTCGGGCAGGCTCGCCTCTTGGCTTGAAGCAATGCCTTCATCTGTGGTGCGGGCAAAAGGGGTCATCTGGTGCGCGACTCACAATGACCTGGCCCTCATGTTTTCACAGGCGGGCCCGTCGGTATCTCTTAATCCGGTTGCCTACTGGGTGGCTTCTCTAAGTCATGAAGAGCAGATCAGGTATTTGAAAGAGAGCAGAAAACTGCAGGAAGAATGGGATCCCGAGTTTGGGGACCGAAAAACCGAACTCGTCATTATTGGCGTTGATTTGGAGCGTGAAACAGTGCAGAAAGAGCTGGATAAATGTCTGCTTACACCTGAGGAATTCGACTCGGACTGGGAGAGCCTTCCTAATCCGTTTGGAGAAACTGCCGCAACTCAGAAATAG
- a CDS encoding YjcZ family sporulation protein translates to MSHGGYNGFAFIVVIFVLLVIIGCACAY, encoded by the coding sequence ATGTCACACGGAGGGTATAACGGGTTTGCGTTTATCGTCGTTATTTTCGTGCTGCTGGTTATTATCGGCTGCGCATGCGCGTACTAG
- the folE2 gene encoding GTP cyclohydrolase FolE2: MPITSTVLPSKSDRHRLFGSVDPVKGDKPTDKETMPDLQNADQDFLFPIHSVGVTGVKHPITLPSSRKPFTQTTVADFTLTTSLAQNKKGINMSRLTEVLHEFHGEQGFTLSAQSLQHLTETIATRMEQRSAQVTVSFPWFFERESPVMGKTGLMNTHCSLSASFSRERGATITAGMTAKVTTLCPCSKEISEYSAHNQRGNVTIEAQLHKDYLMSDWKETLLSAAESNASSLLYPVLKRPDEKSVTETAYENPRFVEDLARLAAADLYEAESISRFSVECRNEESIHLHDAVARIEVGGV; this comes from the coding sequence ATGCCAATAACCTCGACCGTACTTCCTTCAAAGTCTGACCGTCACCGTCTTTTTGGATCTGTAGATCCTGTAAAAGGAGACAAACCAACGGATAAAGAAACAATGCCTGATCTTCAGAATGCCGATCAGGATTTTTTGTTTCCAATTCATTCTGTTGGCGTGACAGGAGTAAAGCATCCCATCACACTTCCGAGCAGCCGAAAGCCTTTCACGCAGACCACTGTGGCTGATTTCACTCTGACAACCTCTCTTGCCCAAAATAAAAAAGGGATTAATATGAGCAGACTCACAGAAGTGCTGCACGAGTTTCACGGTGAACAGGGCTTTACCCTCTCAGCACAGTCCCTTCAACACCTTACTGAAACGATTGCCACGAGGATGGAACAGCGCTCAGCCCAGGTAACTGTGTCCTTTCCATGGTTTTTTGAGCGGGAAAGCCCGGTCATGGGTAAAACAGGGCTGATGAATACTCACTGCAGCCTGTCTGCATCTTTTTCCAGGGAAAGAGGTGCGACGATCACAGCCGGTATGACAGCCAAGGTAACGACACTCTGTCCCTGCTCAAAGGAAATCAGTGAATACAGTGCCCACAATCAGCGGGGAAACGTGACCATCGAGGCACAGCTTCATAAGGACTACTTAATGTCTGACTGGAAGGAAACCCTTTTATCCGCCGCTGAAAGCAACGCCAGTTCCCTTCTCTACCCGGTGCTGAAACGTCCGGATGAAAAATCCGTAACAGAAACCGCCTACGAAAATCCGCGATTTGTAGAGGATCTCGCCCGTCTCGCAGCCGCAGACCTCTATGAAGCAGAAAGCATCAGCAGATTTTCTGTAGAGTGCCGGAATGAAGAATCCATTCACCTCCATGATGCTGTAGCAAGAATTGAAGTGGGGGGAGTCTGA
- a CDS encoding NAD(P)/FAD-dependent oxidoreductase, with protein MREQYDVVIVGAGPAGVGMGSLFSQLGFRHFIILEKNEVGSTFLQWPKETRLLTPSFPGHGFGLLDLNAVVPSTSPGYAYNTEHLDGSEYADYLKQVAGHFKLPIKTGVDVLSVETDENRFTVETSKGTITSRFVIWAGGEFQYPDRTPFKGSEHCIHPSDVKSWSDLPGSEQVIIGGYESGMDAAYHLIGSGKKVTVISKGEPWNSEDQDPSVSLSPYTSDRLDGIFDHSNLNLLGHAEATEVKKEGDKYLIHLRSDKVIASENPPIMATGYKSSLIRIVEHLYWNEDGTAELTEKDESTITEGLFLTGPQVKHGNVIFCFIYKFRQRFAVIAEEILGRLGLEADEEVFRAYRRASMFLDDLSCCDNSCQC; from the coding sequence ATGCGTGAGCAATATGATGTCGTGATTGTCGGGGCAGGTCCGGCAGGCGTGGGAATGGGGTCTTTGTTTAGTCAGCTGGGGTTTCGTCACTTTATCATTCTTGAAAAAAACGAGGTCGGCAGTACGTTCCTTCAATGGCCGAAGGAAACCAGGCTTCTGACGCCTTCTTTTCCCGGGCACGGCTTTGGTCTTCTTGATCTGAACGCAGTGGTTCCCAGTACGTCTCCTGGTTATGCCTACAATACCGAACACCTGGACGGCAGTGAATATGCAGATTATCTGAAGCAGGTGGCCGGCCACTTCAAGCTGCCGATTAAGACGGGCGTTGACGTGCTGTCGGTGGAAACAGACGAGAACAGGTTTACAGTTGAAACGTCAAAAGGAACGATTACAAGCCGTTTCGTCATTTGGGCCGGAGGCGAATTTCAGTATCCGGACCGTACGCCGTTTAAAGGGAGCGAGCACTGTATTCATCCGAGTGATGTGAAAAGCTGGTCAGACCTTCCCGGGAGCGAGCAAGTGATTATCGGGGGATATGAGAGCGGCATGGATGCCGCGTACCACCTTATTGGGAGCGGAAAAAAAGTGACAGTCATTTCAAAAGGCGAACCGTGGAATAGTGAGGACCAGGATCCGAGTGTGTCCCTGTCTCCTTATACGAGCGACAGGCTGGATGGCATTTTCGATCATTCGAACCTGAACCTTCTCGGGCATGCCGAAGCAACTGAGGTGAAAAAGGAGGGTGATAAGTATTTGATTCACCTTCGTTCAGACAAGGTTATCGCTTCTGAAAATCCTCCGATTATGGCGACAGGATATAAAAGCAGCCTCATCCGGATCGTGGAGCACCTCTACTGGAATGAGGACGGGACGGCTGAACTGACAGAAAAAGATGAGTCCACGATTACAGAAGGGCTGTTTCTTACAGGACCTCAGGTGAAGCACGGAAACGTAATATTCTGCTTCATATATAAATTCAGACAGCGTTTTGCTGTGATTGCTGAGGAAATCCTTGGCCGGCTGGGTTTGGAAGCTGACGAAGAGGTATTCAGGGCATACCGGAGAGCATCGATGTTTCTCGATGACTTGTCGTGCTGTGACAACAGCTGCCAGTGCTAG